The genome window ATCAGCGTCACGTAATAATTCATCGGCGTTTTGATATTCAGGTTGATAACAGGCAATACCTAAACTGGCGCCTGAACATACCTGCTGGCCCTCAAGCATCATCGGCTGACGCAGAGATTCAATCAAACGCTCCGCTACTTCTTCAGCATCTAAGTCGCTTTGAATTTGCCCCAATAAAATGACAAACTCATCGCCACCTAAACGAGCCACTAAATCATGTTCACGCACTGTTTGTTGTAAACGTTGGCTGACTTCGATTAAAAACAAATCACCAATATGATGGCCTAAGGTGTCATTAATCAGTTTAAAACGGTCTAAATCGATAAATAACAAGGCAAAACGTGGGTTGGCCTCGCGATTCCGATAGGAAAAACGCTGGCGCAATTGCATTAAAAACATCTGACGATTTGCAAGGCCAGTTAAGGCATCATGATTGGCTTCGTGAAACAGTTTTTCTTCGGCTTTTTTCCGCTCTTCCACCTGTAAACGCAAAAACAAATTAGTTTGACGTAATTCGCGGGTACGCTCAAAAATACGTTTTTCCAGCTCTTCATGCTGCTGTTTTTGTTGCTCTGTCGACAGTTTGCGGGAGATAGCTACAGCTATATGCTGCGACACAAAACGTAATAGATTCAGCTCTTGTTCGCTGTAGCTGTAGGTGTTGTCATAACACTGCAGCGCAATCACACCCAGTACCTGTTCACCCACTAACAAAGGCGCACCTAACCAACTGGTAGACATCGCATGATGGCCAAGACTGGATTGCACCCTGTCTACCACTCCAGTTTTAATTAAATCCAGTAACTGTGTCTGGCTGATTAATTTAGCTTCGCCAGAGCGGATCACATACTCAGTTAAGCCACTTTGCAACGCGCGTTCTCTGGGCGTTGGCGTGTACTGATCCAGATAGAATGGAAAATGTAAGCGGTCAGCCGCTTCATTTAATAACGCAATGTAGCAGTTATCTGCTTTCATCAATTCAGACAAAATCTGGTGCACTTCATGATAAAAACTCATCATGTCAGTGCTTTTAGCTGTCATCTCAGAAATTTTATACAAAGCAGACTGCAGCTGTTCGGCATTAGTTCGCTCGCGGATTTCTTTTTCCAGCGACTGATTGGTATTGCGTAACTGCTGAGTACGCTCACGTACGGTTTGCTCCAGCAATTCACGACTTTTCACTCTGTCTATAGCTGTGACCGTATGAATGGCTATATTGCTAATCAGCGCTAAATCATGCTGATTGTAATGGCACTCCGGGTCATAACTTTGAATAGCCATCACCCCAATAATTTTTTCACCACGGCATAAAGGCACACCTAACCAATACTGACAGGCTGTGCCCTGAGCCGTAATATCGCCTGTTTCAACTAGTCGCCGGTAGCCATCCTGATCACACAGCAGCGCTTGTTTAGTGCGGGCCACATAACCCGTCAGACCGGAAGCAAAAGCGTCGGAAGGCGCATCTAATAAAACTTGTTGGTCTTTTTCGTCTGCGAAATATTCCAGCGAAAACTGCTGGTCCTGATCACAAAGCACCACATAAAAATTATCGGCTTTGAGCTGCTGGTTTAATAAACGGTGAATTGCAGGATAAAACTCGCGCATGTCTTTGATGCCAGAAGCTAATTCTGACAATTTGAGTAAAGCACCTTGAATGATATATGCCTGTTTATAGCCTGCGGCCAGCTTACGCAAACGGCGCAACTGACTAACCACAAGGTGATGGGCTCTATCCAGAGTTGTTATATCCTTCAACTTTCTCTCTTATTCTTATCTAAGGCAAGGCAACCATAACTGGCTGATGTTTAAGCACCTCTATTATGCACAAAGCTTAACCAGATGGAAGGCAAAATGAGCTGGCTGGTCAGATCTTCTTATAAGCAATTGAGCTATAAAGATAACAATTAGACCTAAAAAGCATTAGAAACAAAAAACGCTGCCACAGCAGCGTTTTTGCTAACAGAAGGTTTACACGCCTTCAGTCATAAACTTGATAGCGGCTTCAATTTCATCATCAGAACAATCGCCACAAGTACCACGAGGAGGCATAGAACGGATACCTTCAATAGCGTGTTTCTTCAATACATCCAGACCCTGCGCTAAACGAGGTTTCCAGGCTGCATCACCTTTTTTAGGCGCATCTAAAGCACCAGTACCGTGACATGCAAAACAAGCGCCCTGATACACTTGCTCGCCAGTGCGTGGACCTTTAGGACCAGTATCAGCTGCGGCCTGTGCACCAGCCAGATAGACCTGACCTACGGGTTCAAGACGTTTTTTAATTGCTTCGTTGTCTGCTTCCTGTGCAGCAACGTTGGCTATTGCAGCAGTTGTCATCAGCACTAAGGCAAAAGTGAGTTTTTTCATCTGGATAATCCTGTCAATAAGCCATACAAAAGTTAAGGTATTATAACGCCCGGATGCTTCATAGTGGAAGCCCCTGTATTTGTTGGCTTTTAACTTAGCCCATAATCCAGACTAAGTTGGGTAAAATTTGTAGTCCAAATAGCCTTATAACTGATCAATCTGAAAGACATTTTTTTCAGTTAAAAAAAATTGAAATCAGGACTGTGCAAAGAAAATCTTTGTGGTAGTCTGTTTCCCCGCTTTGATTGTCTTACGCTGTCGCCTTTTTTGACAGGAAACCAAAGTGAGATAATTTTCCACAAAATGGAATGATAAGAAAAACAACAAGGGAACCCATAGCATTACCCTTCTTTTTCTTTTAAATACAGCAACTTAACCACTTAGCACCGGACTCTTCACCGAGATTTTCTGGCTGTTCCCTATTGTATATCCACAAAGTTATCCACAGCTTTTTCGTATAAAAAAGTATCACTGCCACAGAGCAACAACGTAGCTACAGCTGGCTGAAACAGCCCTGTTGTGGCATGCTTAAGCAAAACATTTAGGGATCCTTATCATGGTTGTTATACCGGACAATCCTCTTATTCTGGTCGACGGTTCTTCTTATTTATTTCGTGCTTATCATTCGCCACCACACCTGACCAATTCCAAAGGGGAAGCGACCGGCGCTATTTATGGTGTGGTCAACATGCTGAAAAGTTTGTTACGCCAATACAAGCCCAGCCAGATGGTTGTGGTATTTGACGCCAAAGGCCCTACTTTCCGTAATGAAATGTACAGCGAATATAAAGCGCATCGTCCGCCAATGCCGGATGATTTACGTAGCCAGATAGCACCTTTACACCAAATCATTGAGGCTATGGGTTTACCGCTGATCTGTATCAGTGGCGTTGAAGCAGACGATGTCATCGGTACTTTGGCAGTGCAGGCCAGCCAACAAGGCCGTCATGTGTTGATATCCACAGGTGACAAAGATATGGCACAGTTGGTTGATCAACATGTCACCTTAATTAACACCATGACGGATACCATTCTGGACCCTGCGGGAGTTGCAGAAAAGTTTGGTGTAGGGCCAGAGCTGATTGTCGACTATTTAGCCTTGATGGGCGATAAAGCCGACAACATACCGGGTTTGCCAGGTGTAGGTGAAAAAACTGCCATGGCTTTGCTGCAAGGTATTGGTTCGATAGAGAAGCTATACCAGCAGTTGGATCAGATAGCAGCGTTGAACTTCCGTGGCAGCAAAACCATAGCAGCCAAAATGGAAGAATTTAAAGATCAGCTGACTTTGTCTTATCAACTCGCCACCATCAAAACCGATGTCGAATTGTCGCTTAAGCCAGACAGTCTGGATATCAAAACACCGGATCAGACTAAACTGGCCGAGCTGTTTGCAGCTTGTGAATTCAGACGCTGGTTAAGTGAAGTTTTAGCAGGCAAAGATACTGCAACAGCAGTAGCGACAGAAGCGGCAAAAACTAATGAGGAGCACACAGCGGAAATCCCTGCCAGCGGCATTGATACCAGCAGCTACCCATGCATTTTAACCGAAGCTGATTTTCTGCAGCTGTTAAAACGATTGCCAGAAGTGGAACTGGTGGCTTTTGATACCGAAACCACCAGTCTGGATTATATGCAGGCCGATGTGGTGGGTATTTCTCTGGCTTTAGCAGCCGGTGACGCTTGTTATATCCCACTGGCACATGACTATGTCGGCGCACCTGAACAGCTGAATCGTGACTGGGTGTTAGCTCAGTTGAAGGACTGGCTGGAAGATGAAAGCAAAGCCAAAGTAGGACAGAACCTGAAGTACGATCAAAGTGTACTGGCGCGCCATGGTATAACGCTGCGCGGTATTCGCTTTGACACCATGCTCGAGTCTTACATTGTAAATAGCGTTGCCTCCCGCCACGATATGGACTCCTTGTCACTGAAGTACCTTGGCCATAAAACCATAGGCTTTGAAGACATCGCAGGCAAAGGTGCTAAACAAATCACCTTTAACCAAATTGCGCTAGAACAAGCTTCGCCTTATGCAGCAGAAGATGCTGATGTGACTTTGCGGTTACACCAAACCTTATGGCCGATGCTTGCGCAACATTCAGGCTTGCAGAAAGTATTCCGTGATATCGAAATGCCATTGGTGCCAATTTTGTCCAAAATGGAACGCACTGGGGTAAAAATTGATGGCAAGCTGCTGGCGCAACAAAGTCTGGATTTAGCTAAACGTATAGGCGAGATAGAGCAGGAAGCTTATCAGATGGCGGGTAAAGAATTTAACCTGTCATCTCCTAAGCAGTTGCAGGAAATCTTATTTGAACAGATGGGTTTACCTGTACTGAAAAAAACACCCACAGGCACACCGTCCACAGCGGAAGAAGTATTAGCCGAGTTAGCGCTTGATTATGAGTTTCCAAAACTTATTACGGAACACCGGGGTTTAAGTAAGCTTAAATCTACCTACACCGACAAACTGCCTTTATCGGTTAATCCGGTAACAGGCCGGGTGCATACGTCCTATCACCAGGCGGTTGCCGCCACAGGCCGCTTAAGCTCCACTGAGCCTAACCTGCAAAATATTCCGATCCGCAGTGAAGAAGGTCGCCGTATTCGTCAGGCTTTTATTGCTGAAGCGGGTAAAACCATACTGGCAATCGACTATTCACAAATTGAACTACGCATCATGGCGCACTTATCACGTGACCCTGCTCTGCTCAAAGCTTTTGCTCAAGGCAAAGATATCCATAGAGCTACAGCAGCTGAAGTCTTTGGTGTAGAGCTGGACCAGGTCAGTTCAGAACAACGTCGCCGCGCTAAAGCGGTGAACTTCGGCCTTATTTATGGCATGTCCGCTTTTGGTTTGGCGCGCCAGTTAGGCATCAGTCGAGGGGAAGCACAGCAGTACGTTGATCTGTACTTCGAACGTTTCCCGGGCGTATTGGATTATATGGAGCGCACACGCACTCAGGCGCACGAGCAAGGTTATGTTGAAACTCTGTTTGGTCGTCGTTTGTACCTACCTGAAATTAATGCCAAAAACATGGCCCGGAAAAAAGGTGCTGAACGTGCGGCCATCAATGCTCCTATGCAGGGCACTGCAGCCGACATTATTAAAATGGCCATGATTAAAGTATCAGCCTGGCAGGACAAACAGCCTGAGGGTGTAGTTGCAATGATTATGCAGGTACACGATGAACTGGTGTTTGAATTGAAAACTGAAGAGCTGGAACGGGTAAGCCGGGAACTGGTCGAAATCATGCAATCAGCGGCGTCACTGGACGTGCCATTGCTGGCAGAAGCTGGCTTTGGTCCAAACTGGGATCAGGCCCATTAAAAAAATGGAAAAAGGCTGAACTTAGTAAAAAACCTTCAGTCTTACTAAGTGTGTAAATGCCCATTCCTGGTAGTTTGATTTTTCGCCCCAACTTGTTTGGGGCTTTTTTATCGAGAGCTTTCACTTTCGTCCCTCATCGCTTCGCTCCGATGCGAAACATCGATGAATCGGATCCCCCGCGATTTCGACCAGATCTGTATAATTTATAGACGAAAAATGTAATTCAAACTGGTAATTAAGCTACATTTTTTCAGATTAATGAACGTTTTACTAAATATTTGTAGTTTAATTACAGCTCTTCACTTGCATTTTTAATCAACACTTGTAGAATCAATTTCGTAGGGTACAGAGGTAAGATGTTCTATCTTTCAGCACTAATCAGCTTAATCGCTTATTTAGTGGCCAGAAAGAAAGGCTTATTTAGCCGCCCCACTGCTTGCAGTGGGGCGTTTTTTTTGTCTGTCGATCAGAAAATCTGAAATAAAACTAGATTTTTTAGAGCAAATACTTCAAACATTCATAATTCTATGTATAATAGCTGTGTCTTGTTAATCCAAGACACCCTGTTGATTTGAAATTATTGAATAGCTTCTCCCCGTTTGCTATGACCGGCCTCCTCAAAAAGGGCCGGTTTTCTTTTTTCTGACCAAGCAAAAATGTTCAACATTACCCAATTCCAGCTGACTAGCTAGGGTGCTGCTTATTGTGCGCGCTGATTTTTATGAAAAAAATGATTGAGGCCTAAGAGAGCCAGAAATAGTACGAATAAAAAAAGCAGAGACCATGCTCTGCTTTTCTCAATTTTAGATTTGGTAAAAACTTATTCTTGTTCTGCGCTGTACCATTGGTCCAGTTTTTGTTCTAACTCAGACAAACCCAATTTAGTCAGCGAGCTAAATACCTGAACTGTGACATCACCCATAAAAGCCATAGAAGCTTCGGTCACTTCCAACAGCACTTTTTTACGTGGTCCAGGACTTAATTTATCGGCTTTGGTCAGCAGCAATAAGACCTGCAAATCACTTTGCACTGCCCAATGGATTAAATCCTGATCCAAATCTTTTAGCGGATGACGAATATCCATTAAAATCACTATGCCTTTTAAGCTTTCGCGTTTCATCAGATATTCACTCAGGGCTTTTTGCCATTTTTCTTTGACGGCTAAAGGCACTTTGGCAAATCCATAGCCAGGTAAATCGATCAGGCGCTGATTCTCAGCTAAAGCAAAAGTATTAATTAACTGAGTACGACCTGGTGTTTTACTGGTACGGGCTAAACCATTTTGCCGCGTCAGCGTATTTAATGCACTGGACTTGCCGGCGTTAGAACGACCAGCAAAGGCAACTTCGATACCTGTATCTGCGGGCAGAGCCTTAATATCAGGGGCACTGGTCAGAAAAGTTGCTTTCTGATAATTGATGATCGCTTTGTACACTGTCAGCTCCGGCTGTAAATTTGGCTATAGTGTAACGGATCCTGAAGATCCACAGAAGCTTTACTGTGATTTATGGGATTCTATCTGTGCAAGATTCGTGTAAAATAGACATAAAATATAGGGTTATTCAACTTGGTTGCCAGATTACTGGCGGTTCAACGCGGACAGAGACGGAAAAAAAATGAAAAAATTCGCACTTCCACTCACGCTCTTTTTAGGGTTAATCAGTTCAGTTTATGCAGCCGATGGGGATGCAGAAGCTGGTAAAGCTAAATCCGTGACTTGTGCTGCCTGCCATGGCATGGACGGGAATAGCCCAACAGATTTATATCCGAAAATTGCTGGTCAACATGCTGGTTATATTTTTAAGCAATTAAAAGAGTTTCAATTAGGTAGCAAAACCGGTGGTAAAGAAGGCCGTAACAATGCTGTGATGGCAGGTATGGTTGCTGCTTTATCCGAACAGGATATGAAAGACCTGGCTGCTTATTACTCCAGCCAAACCATGAAAGAAGGCAGCACGCCGGAAGATGTGGTAGCTAAAGGTGAAAAGTTATTCCGTGGCGGAGATCTGGAGCGTGGAATAGCCGCTTGTATCGCTTGTCACGGCCCACGTGGTGTAGGTCACAGCCTGGCTGGTTTTCCTAAAATTTCATTCCAGCACGCGGCTTATATTAAAACTCAGCTGGAGTCTTTCCGTAATGGTTCACGCGCCAACGACATGAATGGCATGATGCGTGACGTTGCGAAGAAGCTGACGGATGAAGATATCGAGATACTGTCTAAGTACGTTGGCGGTTTACACTAACAGCTGTTTTTTACTCTGCATAAAACCAGGCGTCATGCCTGGTTTTTTTATCTGCGCTTGATGCTCCCCGACAATCAACCTACTGACTTAGATCCTATTTGTGAGATATATCTCACAGCATTGTAAGACATGACTCACACCATTAAAAAGTCACGAAACAACAACCTAACCAATTGATTTATAATCACATTACAAAAAAGTTCAATTTTTTTGTATTTTTTTTATACCGTTGTATTGCCATTCTGAAAAATCGGAGTAGATTTAAGTCCGTTACATTTAGTAACGTTAAAAAACACGGAAAGCAGGCACGGAAAGCAGCAGTGCATCGGTACGTTTTTTCAGCATCAAGATGATGACAATGTGTATTTTACACAGCGCAAGGAAGGACCATTAAGTATCAGGACGATCGCGAATAATTATTCTCATAGGGAATTTGCGTAAAAATATAGGGAATTTGTGCAGACAGGGTGTTGAACTCCCGTCAGGACGACTTAAAGCAGATTATGTGTCGCACTAGACACCTTATATAGAGGGCGGTAACATCTTACACCGCCCTTTTTATTTATCCTCACCATGAATTCAATTTGTCCTTTGTGCCAGCATTCACAAATCCAGCCTTTTTGCAGCGATAAAAGACGTGCATATTTTCAATGCCAGCAGTGTTTTTTAGTCTTTGCTGATCGCACTAGCTTGTTGACAGCCGAGCAGGAAAAAGCGCAATACGATTTGCATCAGAACCAATTGGATGACCCTGGCTACCGTCAGTTTTTATCCCGTCTGGCTTTGCCTCTGCTGAGCATCCTCACGCCTGAACAAAATACCGGATTAGATTTTGGCTGTGGTCCTGGGCCTTTATTGGCTCAAATGCTCAGTGAAGCGGGGAAACAGATGCAGGTTTGGGACCCTTTTTATGCGCCAGGACCAGAAGCTCTGCAGCAAAAGTATCATTTTGTCAGTTGCACTGAAGCCATAGAACATTTTATCAACCCTGCGAAAGAATGGGGTTTATGGTTAGAGTTACTGTTGCCGGAAGCTGTATTGGCCTTGATGACCAAACGTTACACAGACCAAAGTAGCTTCAGCAATTGGCATTATAAAAATGACCCCACCCATATCAGTTTTTTCCATCAGCGTACTTTTGAATACCTGGCACAACGTGATCAATTGGAGCTTGAATTCCCTGCCGACGATGTAGTGTTATTTAAAAAGCGAAATACCTAGGTTTTCTGGCATAAACTGGTTAAAATACGCGCCCTTTTTCGTAGGTAACAAATATGACCCGGATTAAAAAAACTCGCACCTCAGGCCCACTTGGTACCAGGCACAGACCGGCTGAAGAAGCTCGTCAGGATCGCACACGCGCGCCTGAAACCAAAAAGAAAGGTGCAGGCTTAAAATCCGGTAGTCGCCATTCTCCTTCAGCTGAAGACAAACAAAAGCAATCAGGCAAAGGCTCGAAAGACCCACGCCATGGCAGTAAAAAGCCTATTGCTTTAGTAGTGACAGAAGCAGAACAAAAGCTGATGGCTCAGCCAAAGCAGTTCAAGCCAGTGGTACAACTGAGCAAAGCCAAAGAGCCTGAAATGCCGCCAGAACAGGAATTAGCGCTGCTCGAAAACGATGAGAAGTTGCTGGAATTGCTGGATCTCGTCGATAAAGGCGAAATCCTGACAGGTAAAGACGCGAAGTACTTTAATGCCAAAACTGCACGTCATGCGGAGCTTGTTGCCCTGTTAGGTTTAGACCAGGATGACGAAGAGGAAGATCAGGATCCGTTAGCCAAATTAGAGCGTACTGATTGGCGTAAAGAGTTTTTAGGCGAATAGGGGATAAAGTTTGACCTTCAACTGGATACTGGCCACCTTAGCTGCTGTTTTGATTATCGCTGGCCTGAGTTTTTACCTCGGCCGATTGTTGTGGTTAATTCAACAACAAAAGTTAAAGCAGCAACAGGTCGTTGACGCCAAAAACGCCGACCTGACGCAAAGCATAGTATTAATTGCCAAAGCCATGCGTGAAGAGCAATGTGAGTTGTCTGAGGGTGCATTAAGGATTTGGGTATTGCTGGACCATCTGCAGATCCCCAATAAACCTAATGCAGTACAGACCTACCCTGGCTTGTTTAAAATGTATGACGTAGTCAAAGATATGCCGACTCATCAGGCACGTAAAGAGCGTGATAAGAAAGAGATCCGCCATCTGGATCACTTGCGCGAACAAGCAGAAATTGATTTAAAAACCGAAATCATTGCCGACGTACATAAGCTACTGGAGTTTTTCCAGAACCCAAAATAGAAATAGAAAAGGCAGCTTGCGCTGCCTTTCTTATTTTGGGGCTATTGTTATTGTTTGTACACAACCCCGGCTTTCATCACAAAACTGACTTTCCCCATCAGTTGAATATCCTGCAGCGGATCACCTGGTACTGCTACTAAATCGGCAATCTTGCCTGTTGTCACAGAACCCAACTCCTGGTCCACTTTTAACAAGCGAGCGGAAGTAATAGTGGCAGACTGGATAGCTTCCAATGCCGGCATACCAGCTTCGGTCATAAAAACAAATTCACGCCAGTTATCGCCATGGGCTCCTACACCAGAGTCTGTGCCAAAGGCTATTTTGACGCCCTCTTTGTAAGCGTTGGCAAAAGTTTGCTGAATTTTAGGGCCTATAGCCAAGGCCTTAGGACGAACCAGCTCTGGGAAAAAACCCGGCATAGCTGCTTTTTCTGCAGCCCACTTGCCCGCGCTGATAGTTGGCACATAATAAGTACCATGTTTTTTCATTAGCTTCATTGTGGCTTTATCCATTAAAGTGCCGTGTTCTATCGAATCCACGCCCGCTTCAATAGCTCTGTCCATGCCCTCTTTACCATGAGCATGTACAGCCACTGTCATGCCATAATCTTTGGCTGTATCTACAATAGCTTTTAGCTCTTCGCTGTTAAATTGCGGATTTGAGCCACTTTTAGCCACACTCAGTACGCCACCAGTGGCGGTGATTTTAATCAGGTCCGCACCTTCTTTATAACGTTGCCGCACGGCTTTACGTGCTTCTTCGGGGCCATTGATTACACCATCTTTTGGTCCAGGGTCAGCCATTAACGCATAAGCAACGCCGTTAGTTGGGTCGGCATGACCGCCTGTAGTGGCAATAGATTTACCAGCCGTATAAATACGAGGGCCTTTGACATAACCAGCTGTTATGGCTTTACGCAACGCTGTGCTGGTGTGATGGATATCCCCCAGTTCCCGCACTGTGGTAAAACCTGCCATCAGGGTTTTCTCTGCAAAAGTAGCTCCACGTAAAGCCACATCGGCTTCATTCAGGAAAAAGTCTTCAGTGTAAGTACCTGGGCTCATCTGAGTGGAGAAATGGGTATGCATATCCATCAGGCCTGGCATCAGCGTATGATTTTTTAAATCTATAACCTGATCACCATTAGCCGGAGTTTTATAACCAGACTCCACGGCGATAATTTTGTCTTGTTCAACAACCACTGTGTATTCACTTAATACTTTGTCGCTATCAGCAGTAATCAATTTTCCGGCATGAATTAAGGTCGCGCTCTGGGCTGTTCCGGCTAGCAGTACAGCGCTGGTGATAAGGCTTAGTTGCAGTTTCATTCTATCTCCTGTTGGATGAACACAGCTTTTTCCAGCTGATTGGTATCGACTATGAAACAGGAACCGCAAAGCGGCAAGGGCAGAAAAAAATGAATGCGATACAGAGCCTTAGATCCGGGACCAATGGTTAGTCCAGCGTACCAAGCTCAAAATGTACTCCGGCGGAAGAAATTTGCAGCCTGTTTTTGCCATCCACTTGAACAGGAAAAGCTAAATCAACCAGCTGATAATAAACCGCTCTGCTGAATTTAGCTGTTAAGCCACGCCATAG of Rheinheimera sp. MM224 contains these proteins:
- a CDS encoding metal-dependent hydrolase family protein; protein product: MKLQLSLITSAVLLAGTAQSATLIHAGKLITADSDKVLSEYTVVVEQDKIIAVESGYKTPANGDQVIDLKNHTLMPGLMDMHTHFSTQMSPGTYTEDFFLNEADVALRGATFAEKTLMAGFTTVRELGDIHHTSTALRKAITAGYVKGPRIYTAGKSIATTGGHADPTNGVAYALMADPGPKDGVINGPEEARKAVRQRYKEGADLIKITATGGVLSVAKSGSNPQFNSEELKAIVDTAKDYGMTVAVHAHGKEGMDRAIEAGVDSIEHGTLMDKATMKLMKKHGTYYVPTISAGKWAAEKAAMPGFFPELVRPKALAIGPKIQQTFANAYKEGVKIAFGTDSGVGAHGDNWREFVFMTEAGMPALEAIQSATITSARLLKVDQELGSVTTGKIADLVAVPGDPLQDIQLMGKVSFVMKAGVVYKQ
- a CDS encoding DUF2489 domain-containing protein, producing the protein MTFNWILATLAAVLIIAGLSFYLGRLLWLIQQQKLKQQQVVDAKNADLTQSIVLIAKAMREEQCELSEGALRIWVLLDHLQIPNKPNAVQTYPGLFKMYDVVKDMPTHQARKERDKKEIRHLDHLREQAEIDLKTEIIADVHKLLEFFQNPK
- the polA gene encoding DNA polymerase I, which codes for MVVIPDNPLILVDGSSYLFRAYHSPPHLTNSKGEATGAIYGVVNMLKSLLRQYKPSQMVVVFDAKGPTFRNEMYSEYKAHRPPMPDDLRSQIAPLHQIIEAMGLPLICISGVEADDVIGTLAVQASQQGRHVLISTGDKDMAQLVDQHVTLINTMTDTILDPAGVAEKFGVGPELIVDYLALMGDKADNIPGLPGVGEKTAMALLQGIGSIEKLYQQLDQIAALNFRGSKTIAAKMEEFKDQLTLSYQLATIKTDVELSLKPDSLDIKTPDQTKLAELFAACEFRRWLSEVLAGKDTATAVATEAAKTNEEHTAEIPASGIDTSSYPCILTEADFLQLLKRLPEVELVAFDTETTSLDYMQADVVGISLALAAGDACYIPLAHDYVGAPEQLNRDWVLAQLKDWLEDESKAKVGQNLKYDQSVLARHGITLRGIRFDTMLESYIVNSVASRHDMDSLSLKYLGHKTIGFEDIAGKGAKQITFNQIALEQASPYAAEDADVTLRLHQTLWPMLAQHSGLQKVFRDIEMPLVPILSKMERTGVKIDGKLLAQQSLDLAKRIGEIEQEAYQMAGKEFNLSSPKQLQEILFEQMGLPVLKKTPTGTPSTAEEVLAELALDYEFPKLITEHRGLSKLKSTYTDKLPLSVNPVTGRVHTSYHQAVAATGRLSSTEPNLQNIPIRSEEGRRIRQAFIAEAGKTILAIDYSQIELRIMAHLSRDPALLKAFAQGKDIHRATAAEVFGVELDQVSSEQRRRAKAVNFGLIYGMSAFGLARQLGISRGEAQQYVDLYFERFPGVLDYMERTRTQAHEQGYVETLFGRRLYLPEINAKNMARKKGAERAAINAPMQGTAADIIKMAMIKVSAWQDKQPEGVVAMIMQVHDELVFELKTEELERVSRELVEIMQSAASLDVPLLAEAGFGPNWDQAH
- the yihI gene encoding Der GTPase-activating protein YihI, with the protein product MTRIKKTRTSGPLGTRHRPAEEARQDRTRAPETKKKGAGLKSGSRHSPSAEDKQKQSGKGSKDPRHGSKKPIALVVTEAEQKLMAQPKQFKPVVQLSKAKEPEMPPEQELALLENDEKLLELLDLVDKGEILTGKDAKYFNAKTARHAELVALLGLDQDDEEEDQDPLAKLERTDWRKEFLGE
- a CDS encoding diguanylate cyclase domain-containing protein gives rise to the protein MKDITTLDRAHHLVVSQLRRLRKLAAGYKQAYIIQGALLKLSELASGIKDMREFYPAIHRLLNQQLKADNFYVVLCDQDQQFSLEYFADEKDQQVLLDAPSDAFASGLTGYVARTKQALLCDQDGYRRLVETGDITAQGTACQYWLGVPLCRGEKIIGVMAIQSYDPECHYNQHDLALISNIAIHTVTAIDRVKSRELLEQTVRERTQQLRNTNQSLEKEIRERTNAEQLQSALYKISEMTAKSTDMMSFYHEVHQILSELMKADNCYIALLNEAADRLHFPFYLDQYTPTPRERALQSGLTEYVIRSGEAKLISQTQLLDLIKTGVVDRVQSSLGHHAMSTSWLGAPLLVGEQVLGVIALQCYDNTYSYSEQELNLLRFVSQHIAVAISRKLSTEQQKQQHEELEKRIFERTRELRQTNLFLRLQVEERKKAEEKLFHEANHDALTGLANRQMFLMQLRQRFSYRNREANPRFALLFIDLDRFKLINDTLGHHIGDLFLIEVSQRLQQTVREHDLVARLGGDEFVILLGQIQSDLDAEEVAERLIESLRQPMMLEGQQVCSGASLGIACYQPEYQNADELLRDADAAMYQAKSFGRNRFVIFNDSMRQQMLQELGQEQALQQAVDQQQFAPAFRPLLQADAQVLGYQVLLNWQRGDAEQKAELSRQATQAGLMPDIELELVRQLCQKNAGTEIFSITLSSGHLNNTLLFDKLCNVLRHSVLPLHQLCIGFNEADLLRLTTTQLANLHQLKRLGIRLWLDQFAAEVAALGLLVQYPFDFVVLDTAFSRSLQRSDQRKQLLQVLLSLAQTHKYRLVAAVAENDESRTYLTQLGCCYFADSSPVSETQSGLFQQLA
- a CDS encoding class I SAM-dependent methyltransferase — its product is MLTAEQEKAQYDLHQNQLDDPGYRQFLSRLALPLLSILTPEQNTGLDFGCGPGPLLAQMLSEAGKQMQVWDPFYAPGPEALQQKYHFVSCTEAIEHFINPAKEWGLWLELLLPEAVLALMTKRYTDQSSFSNWHYKNDPTHISFFHQRTFEYLAQRDQLELEFPADDVVLFKKRNT
- a CDS encoding c-type cytochrome, whose amino-acid sequence is MKKLTFALVLMTTAAIANVAAQEADNEAIKKRLEPVGQVYLAGAQAAADTGPKGPRTGEQVYQGACFACHGTGALDAPKKGDAAWKPRLAQGLDVLKKHAIEGIRSMPPRGTCGDCSDDEIEAAIKFMTEGV
- the yihA gene encoding ribosome biogenesis GTP-binding protein YihA/YsxC, producing the protein MYKAIINYQKATFLTSAPDIKALPADTGIEVAFAGRSNAGKSSALNTLTRQNGLARTSKTPGRTQLINTFALAENQRLIDLPGYGFAKVPLAVKEKWQKALSEYLMKRESLKGIVILMDIRHPLKDLDQDLIHWAVQSDLQVLLLLTKADKLSPGPRKKVLLEVTEASMAFMGDVTVQVFSSLTKLGLSELEQKLDQWYSAEQE
- a CDS encoding c-type cytochrome encodes the protein MKKFALPLTLFLGLISSVYAADGDAEAGKAKSVTCAACHGMDGNSPTDLYPKIAGQHAGYIFKQLKEFQLGSKTGGKEGRNNAVMAGMVAALSEQDMKDLAAYYSSQTMKEGSTPEDVVAKGEKLFRGGDLERGIAACIACHGPRGVGHSLAGFPKISFQHAAYIKTQLESFRNGSRANDMNGMMRDVAKKLTDEDIEILSKYVGGLH